The Macaca thibetana thibetana isolate TM-01 chromosome 19, ASM2454274v1, whole genome shotgun sequence genome has a segment encoding these proteins:
- the EEF2 gene encoding elongation factor 2, whose translation MVNFTVDQIRAIMDKKANIRNMSVIAHVDHGKSTLTDSLVCKAGIIASARAGETRFTDTRKDEQERCITIKSTAISLFYELSENDLNFIKQSKDGAGFLINLIDSPGHVDFSSEVTAALRVTDGALVVVDCVSGVCVQTETVLRQAIAERIKPVLMMNKMDRALLELQLEPEELYQTFQRIVENVNVIISTYGEGESGPMGNIMIDPVLGTVGFGSGLHGWAFTLKQFAEMYVAKFAAKGEGQLGPAERAKKVEDMMKKLWGDRYFDPANGKFSKSATSPDGKKLPRTFCQLILDPIFKVFDAIMNFKKEETAKLIEKLDIKLDSEDKDKEGKPLLKAVMRRWLPAGDALLQMITIHLPSPVTAQKYRCELLYEGPPDDEAAMGIKSCDPKGPLMMYISKMVPTSDKGRFYAFGRVFSGLVSTGLKVRIMGPNYTPGKKEDLYLKPIQRTILMMGRYVEPIEDVPCGNIVGLVGVDQFLVKTGTITTFEHAHNMRVMKFSVSPVVRVAVEAKNPADLPKLVEGLKRLAKSDPMVQCIIEESGEHIIAGAGELHLEICLKDLEEDHACIPIKKSDPVVSYRETVSEESNVLCLSKSPNKHNRLYMKARPFPDGLAEDIDKGEVSARQELKQRARYLAEKYEWDVAEARKIWCFGPDGTGPNILTDITKGVQYLNEIKDSVVAGFQWATKEGALCEENMRGVRFDVHDVTLHADAIHRGGGQIIPTARRCLYASVLTAQPRLMEPIYLVEIQCPEQVVGGIYGVLNRKRGHVFEESQVAGTPMFVVKAYLPVNESFGFTADLRSNTGGQAFPQCVFDHWQILPGDPFDNSSRPSQVVAETRKRKGLKEGIPALDNFLDKL comes from the exons ATG GTGAACTTCACGGTAGACCAGATCCGCGCCATCATGGACAAGAAGGCCAACATCCGAAACATGTCTGTCATCGCCCACGTGGACCACGGCAAGTCCACGCTGACAGACTCCCTGGTGTGCAAGGCGGGCATCATCGCCTCGGCCCGGGCCGGGGAGACACGCTTCACTGACACCCGGAAGGATGAGCAGGAGCGTTGCATCACCATCAAGTCAAC TGCCATCTCCCTCTTCTACGAGCTCTCGGAGAATGACTTGAACTTCATCAAGCAGAGCAAGGACGGCGCCGGCTTCCTCATTAACCTCATCGACTCCCCCGGGCACGTCGACTTCTCCTCGGAGGTGACCGCTGCCCTCCGAGTCACTGATGGTGCATTGGTTGTGGTGGACTGCGTGTCAG GCGTGTGTGTGCAGACGGAGACAGTGCTGCGGCAGGCCATTGCGGAGCGCATCAAGCCTGTGCTGATGATGAACAAGATGGACCGTGCCCTGCTGGAGCTGCAGCTGGAGCCCGAGGAGCTCTACCAGACCTTCCAGCGCATTGTGGAGAACGTGAACGTCATCATCTCCACCTACGGCGAGGGCGAGAGCGGCCCCATGGGCAACATCATG ATCGATCCTGTCCTCGGTACCGTGGGCTTCGGGTCTGGTCTCCATGGGTGGGCCTTCACCCTGAAGCAGTTTGCGGAGATGTACGTGGCCAAGTTTGCTGCCAAAGGGGAGGGCCAGTTGGGGCCTGCCGAGCGGGCCAAAAAAGTGGAGGACATGATGAAGAAGCTGTGGGGTGACAG GTACTTTGACCCAGCCAACGGCAAGTTCAGCAAGTCAGCCACCAGCCCCGATGGGAAGAAGCTGCCACGCACCTTCTGCCAGTTGATCCTGGACCCCATCTTCAAG GTGTTTGATGCCATCATGAATTTCAAGAAAGAGGAGACAGCAAAACTGATAGAGAAACTGGACATCAAACTGGACAGTGAAGACAAGGACAAGGAAGGCAAACCCCTGCTAAAG GCTGTGATGCGCCGCTGGCTGCCCGCCGGAGACGCCTTGTTGCAGATGATCACCATCCATCTGCCCTCCCCTGTGACGGCCCAAAAGTACCGCTGCGAGCTCCTGTACGAGGGGCCCCCGGACGACGAGGCTGCCATGG GCATTAAAAGCTGTGACCCCAAAGGCCCCCTTATGATGTATATTTCCAAAATGGTGCCAACCTCCGACAAAGGTCGGTTCTACGCCTTTGGACGGGTCTTCTCGGGCCTGGTCTCCACCGGCCTGAAGGTCAGGATTATGGGGCCCAACTACACCCCCGGGAAGAAGGAGGACCTCTACCTGAAGCCAATCCAGAG AACAATCTTGATGATGGGCCGCTATGTGGAGCCCATCGAGGACGTGCCTTGTGGGAACATTGTGGGCCTGGTGGGTGTGGACCAGTTCCTGGTGAAGACGGGCACCATCACCACCTTCGAGCACGCACACAACATGCGGGTGATGAAGTTCAGCGTCAGCCCTGTCGTCAGAGTGGCCGTGGAGGCCAAGAACCCGGCTGACCTACCCAAGCTGGTGGAGGGGCTGAAGCGGCTGGCCAAGTCCGACCCCATGGTGCAG TGCATCATCGAGGAGTCGGGAGAGCACATCATCGCGGGCGCCGGTGAGCTGCACCTGGAGATCTGCCTGAAGGACCTGGAGGAGGACCATGCCTGCATCCCCATCAAG AAATCTGACCCGGTCGTCTCGTACCGCGAGACAGTCAGTGAAGAGTCAAACGTGCTCTGCCTCTCCAAGTCCCCCAACAAGCACAACCGACTGTACATGAAGGCGCGGCCCTTCCCCGATGGCCTGGCCGAGGACATCGATAAAGGCGAGGTGTCTGCCCGCCAGGAGCTCAAGCAGCGGGCACGCTACCTGGCCGAGAAGTACGAGTGGGACGTGGCCGAGGCCCGCAAGATCTGGTGCTTTGGGCCTGACGGCACCGGCCCCAACATCCTCACCGACATCACCAAGGGCGTGCAGTACCTCAACGAGATCAAGGACAGTGTGGTGGCCGGCTTCCAGTGGGCCACCAAGGAG GGTGCGCTGTGTGAGGAGAACATGCGGGGTGTGCGCTTCGACGTCCACGATGTGACTCTGCATGCTGACGCCATCCACCGTGGGGGCGGCCAGATCATCCCCACAGCGCGGCGCTGCCTCTACGCCAGCGTGCTGACCGCCCAGCCGCGCCTCATGGAGCCCATCTACCTTGTGGAGATCCAG TGTCCAGAGCAAGTGGTCGGTGGCATCTATGGAGTTTTGAACAGGAAGCGGGGCCATGTGTTTGAGGAGTCCCAAGTGGCCGGCACCCCCATGTTTGTCGTCAAGGCCTACTTGCCTGTCAACGAGTCCTTTG GCTTCACCGCTGACCTGAGGTCCAACACAGGCGGCCAGGCCTTCCCGCAGTGTGTGTTTGACCACTGGCAGATCTTGCCCGGAGACCCCTTTGACAACAGCAGCCGCCCCAGCCAGGTGGTGGCTGAGACCCGCAAACGCAAGGGCCTGAAGGAAGGCATCCCGGCCCTGGACAACTTCCTGGACAAATTGTAG